In the Octopus sinensis linkage group LG17, ASM634580v1, whole genome shotgun sequence genome, one interval contains:
- the LOC115220951 gene encoding metallophosphoesterase domain-containing protein 1-like isoform X1: MDLKKFVSSFVSGSNTLKVDSLSETPDKAWEKYKKNLHIEKVDPLSLIHTRDPDKYLRFVCISDTHCNIEKKEDFVPEGDVLLHAGDFSNCGRLSNIKKFNDFLGSLPHQYKIVIAGNHDISFDTDLLKKPVYIFKNDIERDLNDLQVESGKAFLTNCTYLEDSYVDIHGYKIYGSPWQPRFCDWAFNVPRGKKLLDKWNLIPDDVDILITHGPPLGYGDLCRSGLRAGCVDLLNTIQKRVQPKFHIYGHIHEDYGILTNKTTTFINASSCSINYCLTNPPIVFDLPLYNSEAS, encoded by the exons ATGGATTTGAAAAAGTTCGTCAGCTCATTTG TTTCAGGATCCAATACATTGAAAGTTGATTCATTAAGTGAAACACCGGATAAAGCAtgggaaaaatataagaaaaacttACATATTGAAAAAGTAGATCCCCTAAGTTTGATCCATACAAGGGACCCAGATAAATATCTACGGTTTGTTTGTATTTCTGACACCCATTGCAACATAGAGAAAAAGGAGGACTTTGTGCCAGAAGGTGATGTTTTACTTCATGCAGGAGATTTTTCAAACTGTGGACGCTtgtcaaacattaaaaaattcaatGATTTTCTCG GATCTCTACCTCATCAATATAAAATAGTCATTGCTGGAAATCATGACATAAGTTTCGACACAGATTTGTTAAAAAAACCAGTGTATATTTTCAAGAATGATATTGAGAGAGACCTTAATGATTTACAAGTTGAGTCAGGAAAAGCTTTTCTTACCAACTGTACTTACTTGGAAGATTCTTATGTGGATATCCATGGTTATAAGATCTATGGTTCTCCTTG GCAACCACGTTTTTGTGACTGGGCCTTCAATGTACCCCGAGGCAAGAAACTGCTGGATAAATGGAATCTTATCCCTGATGATGTGGATATCTTAATAACACATGGACCACCTCTGG GTTATGGAGACCTTTGCAGATCTGGCTTGAGGGCTGGTTGTGTTGACCTCCTCAACACCATTCAGAAGCGAGTCCAACCAAAATTTCATATTTACGGACATATTCATGAAg attatGGCATCCTGACTAATAAGACGACAACATTCATCAATGCTTCAAGCTGTTCAATAAACTACTGCCTTACAAATCCACCCATTGTCTTTGATCTCCCCTTATACAATTCTGAGGCATCTTAA
- the LOC115220951 gene encoding metallophosphoesterase domain-containing protein 1-like isoform X2, which translates to MDLKKFVSSFGSLPHQYKIVIAGNHDISFDTDLLKKPVYIFKNDIERDLNDLQVESGKAFLTNCTYLEDSYVDIHGYKIYGSPWQPRFCDWAFNVPRGKKLLDKWNLIPDDVDILITHGPPLGYGDLCRSGLRAGCVDLLNTIQKRVQPKFHIYGHIHEDYGILTNKTTTFINASSCSINYCLTNPPIVFDLPLYNSEAS; encoded by the exons ATGGATTTGAAAAAGTTCGTCAGCTCATTTG GATCTCTACCTCATCAATATAAAATAGTCATTGCTGGAAATCATGACATAAGTTTCGACACAGATTTGTTAAAAAAACCAGTGTATATTTTCAAGAATGATATTGAGAGAGACCTTAATGATTTACAAGTTGAGTCAGGAAAAGCTTTTCTTACCAACTGTACTTACTTGGAAGATTCTTATGTGGATATCCATGGTTATAAGATCTATGGTTCTCCTTG GCAACCACGTTTTTGTGACTGGGCCTTCAATGTACCCCGAGGCAAGAAACTGCTGGATAAATGGAATCTTATCCCTGATGATGTGGATATCTTAATAACACATGGACCACCTCTGG GTTATGGAGACCTTTGCAGATCTGGCTTGAGGGCTGGTTGTGTTGACCTCCTCAACACCATTCAGAAGCGAGTCCAACCAAAATTTCATATTTACGGACATATTCATGAAg attatGGCATCCTGACTAATAAGACGACAACATTCATCAATGCTTCAAGCTGTTCAATAAACTACTGCCTTACAAATCCACCCATTGTCTTTGATCTCCCCTTATACAATTCTGAGGCATCTTAA